Proteins encoded within one genomic window of Methanothrix harundinacea 6Ac:
- the hisG gene encoding ATP phosphoribosyltransferase, which yields MINIAIPKGSLQNQTLQLFAQAGLEIKRTEREYNARIDDPRVGKVKILRPQEIPTYVAKGYFDLGISGTDWVVESGAVVVTVAELDYGKQGPGKVKVVVAVPEAQRAASAKDILPGSRISTEYPNLTRKFFADLGIPVEVENSFGATEAKVPELADAVVDLTETGSTLVKNGLKIVDVILESTSELIANKNSWADPEKREEIEAIETMLFAVTRARGKVLIALNVPEDRIEEVIALLPSMKRPTVSKLYNSGFYAVQSVVDRSGINLLIPLLKKAGAEDIIEVAISKIVP from the coding sequence ATGATCAATATCGCGATTCCAAAGGGGAGCCTCCAGAACCAGACCCTCCAGCTCTTCGCTCAGGCGGGGCTCGAGATCAAGAGGACGGAGCGGGAGTACAACGCCAGGATCGACGACCCCCGGGTGGGGAAGGTGAAGATCCTCCGGCCCCAGGAGATCCCCACCTACGTCGCCAAGGGGTACTTCGACCTGGGGATCAGCGGGACCGACTGGGTGGTGGAGTCGGGGGCCGTCGTGGTCACGGTGGCGGAGCTCGACTACGGCAAGCAGGGACCCGGAAAAGTTAAAGTCGTCGTCGCCGTCCCCGAGGCCCAGAGGGCCGCAAGCGCAAAAGATATCCTCCCGGGGTCCAGGATCTCGACGGAGTATCCGAACCTCACCAGGAAGTTCTTCGCCGACCTCGGCATTCCCGTGGAGGTGGAAAACTCCTTCGGGGCGACGGAGGCGAAGGTCCCGGAGCTCGCCGACGCCGTCGTCGACCTGACGGAGACCGGCTCGACCCTGGTCAAAAACGGCCTCAAGATCGTCGACGTCATCCTGGAGTCGACCTCGGAGCTGATCGCCAACAAGAATAGCTGGGCCGATCCCGAGAAGAGGGAGGAGATAGAGGCTATCGAGACGATGCTCTTCGCCGTCACCAGGGCGAGGGGGAAGGTCTTGATCGCCCTGAACGTCCCCGAGGACCGGATCGAGGAGGTGATCGCCCTTCTTCCCAGCATGAAGCGGCCGACGGTCTCGAAGCTCTACAACTCCGGGTTCTACGCCGTCCAGTCCGTCGTCGACCGGTCAGGGATAAACCTTCTCATCCCCCTCCTCAAGAAGGCGGGGGCCGAGGATATCATCGAGGTCGCCATATCAAAGATCGTGCCCTGA
- the thsB gene encoding thermosome subunit beta: protein MAGLGGQPILILREGARRERGREAMANNIMAARAVAKAVRSTLGPRGMDKLLVDTIGDVTITNDGVTILREMEVEHPAAKMLVEAAKAQNDAVGDGTTTVAILTGELLKRAEELVDLGVHPTMIVQGYSMAADKAIEVLEGMARKVSEKDRNLLEKIALTAMTGKLAGTPDVQISKDAVDMVLAVTEVTEEGKKVVSLKNVIVEKKAGESMDDSQLFHGIIIDKERVHPNMPKKVENARIAILGTPIEARDTETKAEISITSSDQFKIFANQEKEAIKKVVEKVIATGANVVFCQKGIDDLAQSILAKAGIMAFRRIRKTDLKKLARASGGNIVTNLDEMTPADLGRAELVEEKKVGGAPMAFVTGLAREGTVSLLLRGGTQQVVDSLERALDDALHAVAAAVEDGTLVAGGGAPEVELYLKLREYSSNFKGREQLAVAKFAEAVAEIPKALAENAGFDAITKLTEMKSSHEAGMKTGGLNTSDGKVVDMWEMGVVEPLRVKTQAIKSATDAANLILRIDDVIASKRTEQPPAGPGAGMGGMGGMPGGMGGMGMGMPPGMM, encoded by the coding sequence ATGGCAGGATTAGGTGGACAGCCGATATTGATTCTCAGAGAAGGCGCTCGGCGAGAGCGGGGAAGAGAGGCGATGGCCAACAACATCATGGCGGCGAGGGCCGTGGCCAAGGCGGTCAGGTCCACCCTCGGCCCCCGGGGGATGGACAAGCTCCTCGTAGACACCATCGGAGACGTGACGATCACCAACGACGGGGTCACGATCCTCCGGGAGATGGAGGTGGAGCACCCCGCCGCCAAGATGCTGGTGGAGGCGGCGAAGGCCCAGAACGACGCCGTCGGCGACGGGACTACGACGGTGGCGATCCTCACCGGCGAGCTCCTCAAGAGGGCGGAGGAGCTGGTCGATCTCGGCGTCCATCCGACGATGATCGTCCAGGGGTACAGCATGGCCGCCGATAAGGCGATCGAGGTCCTGGAGGGGATGGCAAGGAAGGTCTCCGAGAAGGACAGGAACCTCTTGGAGAAGATCGCCCTCACCGCCATGACCGGGAAGCTCGCAGGAACCCCGGACGTCCAGATCTCCAAGGACGCCGTGGACATGGTCCTGGCGGTGACCGAGGTGACGGAGGAGGGGAAGAAGGTCGTCTCCCTCAAGAACGTCATCGTCGAGAAGAAGGCCGGAGAGAGCATGGACGACTCCCAGCTCTTCCACGGGATCATCATCGACAAGGAGAGGGTTCACCCCAACATGCCCAAGAAGGTCGAGAATGCGAGGATCGCGATCCTCGGAACCCCCATCGAGGCCCGGGACACCGAGACGAAGGCCGAGATCTCCATAACCTCCTCCGACCAGTTCAAGATCTTCGCAAACCAGGAGAAGGAGGCGATCAAGAAGGTGGTGGAGAAGGTGATAGCCACCGGCGCCAACGTCGTCTTCTGCCAGAAGGGGATCGACGACCTCGCCCAGAGCATCCTCGCAAAGGCGGGGATCATGGCCTTCCGGAGGATCAGAAAGACCGACCTGAAGAAGCTCGCCCGGGCCTCCGGCGGGAACATCGTCACCAACCTCGACGAGATGACCCCCGCAGACCTGGGCCGGGCGGAGCTGGTGGAGGAGAAGAAGGTGGGCGGAGCCCCCATGGCCTTCGTCACCGGCCTCGCCAGAGAGGGGACGGTCTCCCTCCTCCTCCGGGGCGGGACCCAGCAGGTCGTCGACAGCCTCGAAAGGGCCCTGGACGACGCCCTCCACGCCGTCGCCGCCGCCGTCGAGGACGGGACCCTCGTGGCAGGGGGCGGCGCCCCCGAGGTGGAGCTCTACCTCAAGCTCCGAGAGTACTCCTCGAACTTCAAGGGGAGAGAGCAGCTCGCCGTCGCCAAGTTCGCCGAAGCGGTGGCCGAGATCCCCAAGGCCCTGGCCGAGAACGCCGGCTTTGACGCCATAACCAAGCTGACGGAGATGAAGAGCAGCCACGAGGCGGGGATGAAGACCGGCGGCCTCAACACCTCCGACGGCAAGGTCGTGGACATGTGGGAGATGGGGGTCGTCGAGCCCCTCCGGGTTAAGACCCAGGCGATCAAGTCCGCCACCGACGCCGCAAACCTGATCCTCCGGATCGACGACGTCATCGCCTCCAAGAGGACGGAGCAGCCCCCCGCCGGTCCAGGTGCCGGGATGGGAGGCATGGGCGGGATGCCCGGCGGCATGGGGGGCATGGGAATGGGCATGCCCCCGGGGATGATGTGA
- a CDS encoding nitroreductase family protein — protein MNFKDALTGRRSVRRYADRPVGRDLIASLIEAAETAPSAGNLRAREYYVVLRPELKHALAAAAFSQEQVASAPVVIVVCADPSRSGRRYGDRGGLYSIQDAASATTCLLLAAFDMGLASCWTGAFDESMVREILSLPRRLVPTAIVPVGWPAERPAPPPGRDMTEAVHWIEG, from the coding sequence ATGAACTTCAAAGATGCCCTGACGGGCAGAAGGTCCGTCAGGAGGTACGCCGACCGCCCCGTCGGCCGGGATCTGATCGCCTCCCTCATCGAGGCGGCGGAGACCGCCCCCTCCGCCGGAAACCTGAGGGCGAGGGAGTACTACGTCGTCCTCCGCCCCGAGCTGAAGCATGCCCTCGCCGCCGCCGCCTTCAGCCAGGAGCAGGTGGCTAGCGCCCCTGTCGTCATCGTCGTCTGCGCCGACCCCTCCCGGTCGGGGAGGCGGTACGGCGACCGGGGAGGGCTCTACTCGATCCAGGACGCCGCCTCGGCGACGACCTGCCTCCTCCTCGCCGCCTTCGATATGGGGCTAGCAAGCTGCTGGACCGGCGCCTTCGACGAGTCGATGGTGAGGGAGATCCTGAGCCTCCCCCGCCGCCTCGTCCCCACGGCGATCGTCCCCGTCGGCTGGCCAGCGGAGAGGCCGGCTCCGCCGCCGGGCCGGGATATGACGGAGGCAGTCCACTGGATCGAGGGATGA
- a CDS encoding transposase, producing the protein MTLLRLYGLSVPQLELQVADGISFRVFLGTTETISDYTTVWLFLKIYQLRAKGYDVKKGLIQDASLITSDQGHTKKVVPRGGVVGAGH; encoded by the coding sequence ATGACTCTCCTGCGGCTCTATGGTCTTTCAGTCCCTCAGTTGGAGCTTCAGGTTGCAGATGGAATTTCATTTCGAGTTTTCCTTGGGACGACCGAAACCATCTCCGATTACACTACTGTCTGGCTCTTTCTTAAGATATACCAGCTTCGTGCTAAAGGATATGACGTGAAGAAAGGCCTAATCCAGGATGCTTCTTTAATAACTTCTGATCAAGGTCATACGAAAAAGGTTGTTCCCCGAGGAGGTGTTGTGGGTGCAGGTCATTGA
- a CDS encoding tRNA uridine(34) 5-carboxymethylaminomethyl modification radical SAM/GNAT enzyme Elp3, translated as MKRDRGLKADRGVTEGLREIVDAILAGEIGSEAELDKWKRKAGRKFGLADLPKNADILAEADESERARLKLLVRKPTRTLSGVAVVAAMTSPAPCPHGVCVPCPGGIGLSSPTPQSYTGREPAAMRAIQQGYDPYLQVRARLRQLSEIGHPLDKVDLIIMGGTITSRPLGYASWFVKRCLEAMNDHPQRGPGPGGSSLQEARKSFQEVALENESSRVRNVGTTFETRPDWCGPASIRSILHLGGTKVELGVQSTDDELLLRMRRGHTVRETIEANRALREAGLKVGFHMMPGLPGSDPQRDLASFRELFDGEEFRPDYLKIYPALVVEGTELYDLYLRGEYEPLGDGEAAELISRIKELIPPYTRLQRVQRDIPAPAIAAGVKKSNLRQLAKARLLSRGGSCRCIRCREAGLRGVSEEAEVSLRDLSYRACGGEERFLSFEAEDGTLAGFLRLRLSEGAHVRELHVYGPMTPLGKRGGWQHRGIGSTLLAEAEEISSYRGYESLRVTSGIGARPYYRRQGYQLQGPYMVRDLP; from the coding sequence ATGAAGAGGGATCGGGGGCTGAAAGCGGATCGAGGTGTGACGGAGGGCCTCCGGGAGATCGTCGACGCCATCCTCGCCGGGGAGATCGGAAGCGAGGCGGAGCTCGATAAGTGGAAGAGGAAGGCCGGCCGCAAGTTCGGCCTCGCAGACCTGCCGAAGAACGCCGATATCCTCGCCGAGGCCGATGAGAGTGAGCGTGCCCGGCTAAAGCTCCTGGTTAGAAAGCCGACTAGAACTCTATCGGGGGTGGCGGTGGTGGCGGCGATGACCTCTCCCGCCCCCTGCCCCCACGGGGTCTGCGTCCCCTGCCCCGGCGGCATAGGTCTATCGAGCCCAACGCCTCAGAGCTACACCGGTCGGGAGCCGGCGGCGATGAGGGCGATCCAACAGGGCTACGACCCCTACCTCCAGGTGAGGGCGCGCCTCCGGCAGCTATCGGAGATCGGCCACCCTCTGGACAAGGTGGACCTGATCATCATGGGGGGGACGATCACCTCGCGCCCCCTGGGGTATGCGAGCTGGTTTGTCAAAAGGTGTCTTGAGGCGATGAACGATCATCCCCAGAGGGGCCCGGGTCCCGGGGGCTCCTCCCTCCAGGAGGCCCGAAAGAGCTTCCAGGAGGTGGCCCTCGAGAACGAGTCCTCCCGGGTCAGAAACGTCGGGACCACCTTCGAGACGAGGCCCGACTGGTGCGGTCCCGCCTCCATCCGGAGTATCCTCCACCTCGGGGGGACGAAGGTGGAGCTGGGGGTCCAGTCCACCGACGACGAACTTCTCTTGAGGATGAGACGGGGGCACACCGTCCGGGAGACGATCGAGGCGAACCGGGCCCTCCGGGAGGCGGGGCTGAAGGTGGGGTTTCACATGATGCCTGGCCTCCCCGGATCTGACCCCCAGCGGGACCTCGCCTCCTTTCGTGAGCTATTCGATGGCGAGGAGTTCCGGCCCGACTACCTCAAGATCTATCCCGCCCTGGTGGTGGAGGGGACGGAGCTCTACGACCTCTACCTCCGGGGCGAGTACGAGCCCCTGGGGGACGGCGAGGCGGCAGAGCTGATATCGAGGATAAAGGAGCTGATCCCCCCCTACACCAGGCTCCAGCGGGTCCAGAGGGACATCCCCGCCCCCGCGATAGCCGCCGGGGTCAAAAAGAGCAACCTCCGCCAGCTGGCGAAGGCGCGGCTCCTATCGAGGGGGGGGTCCTGCCGGTGCATCCGCTGCCGGGAGGCGGGGCTCCGGGGGGTCTCTGAGGAGGCGGAGGTATCCCTCAGAGACCTCTCCTACCGGGCTTGCGGCGGCGAAGAGCGGTTCCTCTCCTTTGAGGCGGAGGACGGCACCCTGGCGGGCTTCCTCCGCCTCCGGCTCTCGGAGGGGGCACACGTCAGGGAGCTCCACGTCTACGGCCCCATGACCCCCCTGGGGAAGAGGGGCGGCTGGCAGCACCGGGGCATAGGATCGACCCTCCTCGCCGAGGCGGAGGAGATCTCCTCCTACCGGGGTTATGAATCCCTCCGGGTAACGAGCGGTATCGGGGCGAGGCCTTACTACCGGAGGCAAGGCTACCAGCTCCAGGGCCCATACATGGTCAGGGACCTCCCCTGA